Proteins from a genomic interval of Luteibacter pinisoli:
- a CDS encoding cation:proton antiporter translates to MSTTELFLIAMVIILGVPYLIWRVFRTDYWAPLVVVQILTGILLGPGVLGKIFPDYYATVFAPPVIGALNGIAWWAAMLFVMIAGIELDLREVWRQRRECGTTAALALGVPLAAGCLAALGLMAWRDGWMGTDTQPWQFVLGIGMACAVTALPILILLMEKLDILRAPLGQRVLRYASLDDIAIWAVLAILLLDWKRVGHQAAFLAIFAVAAWAFRALMDRLKESDRYYVSLIWLAAVGYGADWCGLHFMVGAFLAGAIMERDWFNLERLDGLRHNVLLVVMPIYFLSTGLRTNWNIGGTAVFVAAGVLLVASVIGKLAGVGIAGKVLGWKRGDAWLIGWLLQTKALIMIIFVNVLLDKHMITSETFTALLLMAVASTMLTVPIVAPRLKALGYV, encoded by the coding sequence ATGAGTACCACCGAACTGTTCCTGATTGCCATGGTGATCATCCTTGGCGTGCCGTACCTGATCTGGCGTGTGTTCCGTACCGATTACTGGGCGCCCCTGGTGGTGGTCCAGATCCTCACCGGCATCCTGCTTGGCCCGGGTGTGCTGGGCAAGATCTTTCCCGACTACTACGCCACCGTGTTTGCGCCGCCGGTCATCGGCGCGCTCAACGGCATCGCGTGGTGGGCTGCCATGTTGTTCGTCATGATCGCAGGCATCGAGCTGGACCTGCGCGAAGTGTGGCGGCAGCGCCGCGAGTGCGGCACCACCGCCGCGCTGGCGCTGGGCGTCCCGCTGGCGGCAGGCTGCCTCGCCGCACTGGGCCTGATGGCCTGGCGCGATGGCTGGATGGGCACGGACACCCAGCCCTGGCAGTTCGTGCTGGGTATCGGGATGGCCTGCGCGGTCACCGCCCTGCCCATCCTTATCCTGCTGATGGAAAAGCTCGACATCCTGCGTGCGCCCCTGGGCCAGCGCGTGCTGCGCTATGCCAGCCTCGATGACATCGCCATCTGGGCCGTGCTCGCCATCCTCCTGCTGGACTGGAAGCGCGTCGGCCACCAGGCCGCCTTCCTCGCGATCTTCGCCGTGGCGGCGTGGGCCTTCCGCGCCCTCATGGATCGCCTGAAGGAATCCGACCGCTACTACGTCAGCCTGATCTGGCTGGCCGCCGTGGGCTACGGCGCGGACTGGTGCGGCCTGCACTTCATGGTCGGTGCGTTCCTGGCCGGCGCGATCATGGAGCGCGACTGGTTCAACCTCGAGCGCCTCGATGGCCTGCGCCATAACGTGCTGCTGGTGGTGATGCCGATTTACTTTCTATCCACCGGCCTGCGCACCAACTGGAACATCGGCGGCACCGCGGTCTTCGTCGCGGCGGGCGTACTGTTGGTGGCCTCGGTGATCGGCAAACTCGCAGGCGTCGGCATTGCCGGCAAGGTGCTCGGCTGGAAGCGCGGCGATGCGTGGCTCATCGGCTGGCTGCTGCAAACCAAGGCGCTGATCATGATCATCTTCGTCAACGTCCTGCTCGACAAGCACATGATCACCAGCGAAACCTTCACCGCCCTGCTGCTGATGGCCGTGGCCAGCACGATGCTGACGGTACCCATCGTGGCGCCGCGCCTGAAAGCCCTGGGCTATGTCTGA
- the cysK gene encoding cysteine synthase A, producing the protein MIHESILDTIGRTPIVRLHRVAPAHVSLYAKVESFNPGGSVKDRLAIAVILDAEQKGLLKPGDTVIEATSGNTGVALAMVCAAKGYKFVATMADSFSMERRKLMRAYGAKVILTPAAERGSGMVRKAEELAAKYGWFLPRQFENPANPAYHRSTTAAEILQDFAGRRLDAFVTGWGTGGTLTGVGEVLKVARPDVKIVTCEPAAAPLLQDKPWSPHKIQGWTPDFVPGVLNRKVFDQDITVDETLARDTARRLAAEEGLFVGISAGATVAAALEFARGAGEGSVILAMLPDTGERYLSTFLTEGMNEGTDEDWLATLG; encoded by the coding sequence ATGATCCACGAGAGCATCCTCGACACGATCGGCCGCACCCCCATCGTGCGCCTGCATCGCGTTGCCCCCGCGCACGTCAGTCTGTACGCCAAGGTCGAATCCTTCAATCCCGGCGGATCGGTGAAAGACCGCCTGGCCATCGCCGTGATCCTCGATGCGGAACAGAAGGGCCTGCTCAAGCCCGGCGATACCGTGATCGAGGCCACCTCGGGCAATACCGGCGTCGCGCTGGCCATGGTCTGCGCGGCGAAGGGCTACAAGTTCGTGGCGACCATGGCGGATTCCTTCTCGATGGAGCGCCGCAAGCTGATGCGCGCCTATGGCGCCAAGGTCATCCTGACGCCCGCCGCCGAGCGTGGCAGCGGCATGGTCCGCAAGGCGGAAGAGCTGGCCGCGAAATACGGCTGGTTCCTGCCGCGCCAGTTCGAGAACCCGGCCAACCCGGCCTACCACCGCAGCACCACCGCCGCCGAGATCCTCCAGGATTTCGCCGGCCGTCGCCTGGATGCCTTCGTCACCGGCTGGGGCACCGGCGGCACGCTCACCGGCGTGGGCGAGGTGCTGAAGGTGGCTCGCCCCGACGTCAAAATCGTCACCTGCGAGCCGGCCGCCGCGCCGCTGCTGCAGGACAAGCCGTGGTCCCCGCACAAGATCCAGGGCTGGACGCCGGACTTCGTGCCCGGCGTGCTGAACCGCAAGGTGTTCGACCAGGACATCACGGTGGATGAGACCCTGGCCCGCGATACCGCGCGCCGCCTTGCGGCGGAAGAGGGCCTCTTCGTGGGCATCTCCGCCGGCGCCACGGTGGCCGCGGCACTGGAGTTCGCCAGGGGCGCCGGCGAAGGCAGCGTCATCCTCGCCATGCTGCCCGACACCGGCGAGCGCTACCTCTCCACCTTCCTCACCGAAGGCATGAACGAAGGCACTGACGAAGACTGGCTGGCCACCCTCGGCTGA
- a CDS encoding TCR/Tet family MFS transporter, translating into MSDGVHTPLPTPVRRAAVVFVFITVLIDILAFGIIIPVLPHLIESMTGGGVSGAAWWVGVFGTVFAAVQFISSPIQGALSDRFGRRPVILLSNLGLGLDFVIMALAPSLWVLLLGRIISGFTAASFTTANAYIADVTPPEKRAGAFGLLGGAFGIGFIIGPALGGFLGGLDLRLPFWVAAGLALTNFLYGFFILPESLPPERRAPKFEPHSAHPLGALRLLRCSPTVFGLAIVTFLFYLAHYVLQTTFVLYADYRYHWGAQAVGFVLALVGACDGTVQVFLTGRLARRFGERRVLITGLLFGTAAFAVMGLADTGWVFLIGIPLMALWSLSGPPMQSIMTRCVAPDQQGRLQGAITSLGSFAGIFGPYLFAQIFAFSIAPARTVHLPGIAFLLAAALVAAGVVVAARATRDVAPLLDPP; encoded by the coding sequence ATGTCTGACGGCGTCCACACACCGTTGCCCACGCCCGTGCGCCGCGCGGCGGTGGTGTTCGTCTTCATCACCGTGCTGATCGACATCCTGGCGTTCGGCATCATCATCCCGGTGCTGCCGCACCTGATCGAATCGATGACCGGCGGCGGCGTGAGCGGTGCCGCGTGGTGGGTGGGCGTGTTCGGCACGGTGTTCGCCGCGGTGCAGTTCATTTCTTCGCCGATCCAGGGCGCGCTGTCCGATCGCTTCGGCCGGCGCCCGGTGATCCTGCTGTCGAACCTGGGCCTGGGCCTGGACTTCGTGATCATGGCGCTGGCCCCGTCGCTGTGGGTGCTGCTGCTCGGGCGCATCATTTCCGGGTTTACCGCGGCCAGCTTCACCACCGCCAATGCCTATATCGCGGACGTCACCCCGCCGGAGAAACGCGCCGGCGCCTTTGGCCTGCTGGGCGGCGCGTTCGGCATCGGCTTCATCATCGGCCCCGCGCTGGGCGGCTTCCTCGGAGGGCTCGACCTGCGCCTGCCGTTCTGGGTAGCGGCCGGCCTGGCGCTGACGAACTTCCTGTATGGCTTCTTCATCCTGCCTGAGTCGCTGCCGCCGGAACGCCGCGCGCCGAAGTTCGAGCCGCATAGCGCCCATCCGCTTGGCGCGCTGCGTCTGCTGCGCTGCAGCCCCACCGTGTTCGGCCTGGCCATCGTCACCTTCCTGTTCTACCTGGCGCACTACGTGCTGCAGACCACCTTCGTGCTGTATGCGGACTACCGCTACCACTGGGGCGCGCAGGCGGTGGGCTTCGTGCTGGCCCTGGTCGGCGCGTGCGACGGCACGGTGCAGGTGTTCCTGACCGGCCGCCTGGCGAGACGCTTTGGTGAGCGGCGGGTGCTGATCACCGGCCTGCTGTTCGGCACGGCCGCCTTTGCGGTGATGGGCCTGGCCGACACCGGCTGGGTGTTCCTGATCGGCATTCCGCTGATGGCGCTGTGGAGCCTGTCCGGGCCGCCCATGCAATCGATCATGACCCGCTGCGTGGCACCGGACCAGCAAGGCCGCCTGCAGGGGGCGATCACCAGCCTGGGCAGCTTCGCGGGCATCTTCGGCCCGTATCTGTTCGCGCAGATTTTCGCCTTCTCCATCGCGCCGGCGCGGACGGTGCACCTGCCGGGGATCGCCTTCCTCCTGGCGGCGGCGCTGGTGGCGGCCGGCGTGGTGGTTGCGGCGCGGGCCACCCGCGACGTGGCACCCCTGCTGGATCCGCCATAA
- a CDS encoding GGDEF domain-containing protein: protein MRLDNQLWESKYREAVDRLTREEAQWRAVESVLRQLVASLTRAAHGAHDQVDPHIERLSAALTGGPADAMVLETLSNSLRDALEGLATRPLRSPEDRAIPITRPQRGEYGSSVQSAMHRLVDRIVVQPKLADRANDLRRDVADAGDLVGLATCGDRLADLVNEQRIGMQREIDALQAVLRHVASRLDELTQYMARELADQSTGEANGQALDASVAHEMRLLGEAVLEAEDAHELRERVNVGLETIAACFRDFREREGTRLTAYRDRAEKMRQRVEQLETERNALQRSLEREHELAQTDTMIGMPNRLAYEKRIEAAYESWLTTSRPLSIAAIDIDHFKSINDTYGHTAGDAVLRVIGQALLKHVRPVDFVARYGGEEFIVIFDGADEAESLQVSERLRGKIQHLAFHASRQPVRVTASIGVAQFRPGDSPQAVFERADLALYTAKNGGRNRCVIG from the coding sequence GTGCGTTTGGACAACCAGCTCTGGGAAAGCAAATACCGCGAGGCCGTCGACCGGCTCACCCGCGAAGAAGCCCAGTGGCGGGCCGTGGAGTCCGTGCTGCGCCAGCTGGTGGCCAGCCTGACCCGTGCCGCCCACGGCGCGCATGACCAGGTCGACCCGCATATCGAGCGTCTCAGCGCGGCCCTCACCGGCGGCCCGGCCGATGCCATGGTGCTGGAGACCCTTTCCAACAGCCTGCGCGATGCGCTGGAAGGCCTGGCCACCCGGCCGCTGCGCAGCCCGGAAGACCGCGCCATCCCGATCACGCGCCCGCAGCGCGGCGAATACGGCTCGTCCGTGCAGTCCGCCATGCACCGCCTGGTGGATCGCATCGTCGTCCAGCCCAAGCTGGCCGACCGGGCCAACGACCTGCGCCGTGACGTCGCCGATGCCGGCGATCTCGTCGGCCTGGCTACCTGCGGCGACCGCCTGGCCGATCTGGTCAACGAACAGCGTATCGGCATGCAGCGCGAAATCGATGCGCTGCAGGCGGTGCTGCGCCACGTGGCCAGCCGCCTGGACGAACTGACCCAGTACATGGCCCGCGAGCTGGCGGACCAGTCCACGGGCGAAGCCAACGGGCAGGCCCTGGATGCGTCCGTGGCGCACGAGATGCGCCTGCTTGGCGAAGCCGTGCTCGAAGCCGAGGACGCACACGAACTGCGCGAGCGGGTGAACGTCGGCCTGGAAACCATCGCCGCCTGCTTCCGCGACTTCCGCGAACGCGAGGGCACGCGCCTCACCGCGTACCGCGACCGTGCCGAGAAGATGCGCCAGCGCGTGGAACAGCTCGAGACCGAGCGCAACGCCCTGCAGCGTTCGCTGGAGCGCGAGCACGAGCTGGCGCAGACCGACACGATGATCGGCATGCCGAACCGGCTAGCCTACGAGAAACGCATCGAGGCGGCCTACGAAAGCTGGCTGACGACGTCGCGCCCGCTTTCCATTGCCGCCATCGACATCGACCACTTCAAGAGCATCAACGATACCTACGGCCACACCGCGGGTGATGCCGTGCTGCGTGTCATCGGCCAGGCCTTGCTGAAGCATGTGCGGCCGGTGGATTTCGTGGCGCGCTATGGCGGTGAGGAATTCATCGTCATCTTCGATGGCGCCGACGAAGCCGAATCCCTGCAGGTGAGTGAACGCCTGCGCGGCAAGATCCAGCACCTGGCCTTCCACGCCAGCCGCCAGCCGGTTCGCGTGACGGCCTCCATCGGCGTGGCGCAGTTCCGCCCCGGCGACAGCCCGCAGGCCGTGTTCGAACGTGCCGACCTGGCGCTGTATACGGCGAAAAACGGCGGCCGCAACCGCTGCGTCATCGGCTAA